In Haloplanus rubicundus, one DNA window encodes the following:
- a CDS encoding ribbon-helix-helix domain-containing protein → MSDSDAGANDDPNMTTITLKIPQAFLDDLDATWRAENFPSRSEFIRWALRDAVKHPAFSRKGWKDIAASEHRLATGEGRTYSSDEIRARLNEDTDADE, encoded by the coding sequence ATGTCCGACTCTGACGCAGGGGCCAACGACGACCCCAACATGACCACCATCACGCTCAAAATTCCGCAGGCGTTCCTTGACGACCTCGATGCGACCTGGCGGGCCGAAAACTTTCCGTCCCGGAGCGAGTTCATTCGGTGGGCGCTCCGTGACGCCGTGAAGCACCCCGCGTTCTCGCGGAAGGGCTGGAAAGACATCGCCGCCAGTGAACACCGGCTGGCGACCGGTGAGGGACGAACCTACAGCAGCGACGAGATTCGAGCGCGTCTGAACGAGGACACGGATGCCGACGAGTGA
- a CDS encoding cupin domain-containing protein → MMTHVSALDLLDRLNDENGNYAEVLDEGSMRVEIGRHAAGDAAPKNPHTEDELYYVVAGSGKVRVGDDVHAVEPGDTVFVERGLEHDFFAIEEDLVTLVVFADSSNPSSYSLRE, encoded by the coding sequence ATGATGACACACGTCTCGGCGCTCGACTTGCTCGATCGACTCAACGACGAGAACGGAAACTACGCTGAAGTGTTGGACGAGGGGTCGATGCGGGTGGAAATCGGCCGCCACGCTGCGGGCGACGCAGCGCCCAAGAACCCGCATACCGAGGACGAACTCTACTACGTCGTCGCCGGCTCGGGGAAGGTTCGGGTGGGCGACGACGTCCACGCCGTCGAACCGGGCGATACGGTCTTCGTCGAGCGAGGACTCGAACACGACTTTTTCGCCATCGAGGAGGACCTCGTCACGCTCGTCGTCTTCGCCGACTCGTCGAATCCGAGTTCGTACTCACTACGAGAGTAA
- a CDS encoding DICT sensory domain-containing protein, with protein MTLPAVIEGLEETPFRVRGYPASHSEKLPLIVISRYIEQLAWQHGSGRLRSSFQRLSRLDDERGTREVYRTVGETDVAVHVYGVPDWIPPRSFPGVIHAGYRGEFRSSWFVVFHVDDADARTAALVAEQVNDNEWVALWTFDDDRIRSVNRYIERAL; from the coding sequence GTGACCCTGCCGGCAGTCATCGAGGGACTCGAGGAGACGCCGTTCAGGGTTCGGGGATATCCGGCCTCACACTCGGAGAAACTCCCACTTATCGTGATCTCGCGGTACATCGAACAGCTCGCTTGGCAACACGGCTCTGGACGCCTGCGCTCGTCGTTCCAGCGGCTCTCCCGCCTCGACGACGAACGCGGGACGCGGGAGGTGTATCGGACGGTCGGCGAAACCGACGTGGCGGTTCACGTCTACGGCGTCCCCGACTGGATCCCACCGAGGTCGTTTCCGGGGGTCATCCACGCGGGCTATCGCGGCGAGTTTCGCTCCTCGTGGTTCGTCGTCTTCCACGTCGACGACGCGGACGCCCGAACCGCCGCGCTCGTCGCCGAACAGGTCAACGACAACGAGTGGGTGGCGCTGTGGACGTTCGACGATGACCGAATCCGGTCGGTCAACCGGTACATCGAGCGAGCGTTGTGA